In Xylanibacillus composti, a genomic segment contains:
- a CDS encoding BtrH N-terminal domain-containing protein: MEASRTARRIVENVPRYYEPYVNDCFLNAYGSVLAHMGHNPEIILADYLSFMFEEDTGYIGATYYYKHYASVEFTEEELNTSLELVYFPATSVYDPAGPAAGKGAADGITIRWYIHDDYEVAAERTKELIDAGKPVIAFVDMHEMNYHPYYQKDHQLHAILITGYDEEQRKYDLFDKYKMGNCDFDGQLSYDDIRKGRTAEIPIVNPIVGEIKRPVRNLWVEVDASEGFALTEDKLKSILRKSRETMLGERTILGHACGLARIDALRQSLISKKGQELDEKTVFMLGNYYLQNFKGISRSRLRFKAFLEQIADKLPSEPVQAMIGDLEESAKQWQVSSTLALKLARSKRESILDDLNRQLQLIVETEGRVVEQMARVI, encoded by the coding sequence ATGGAAGCCAGTCGCACAGCTCGAAGGATAGTCGAGAATGTGCCCCGCTATTACGAGCCCTATGTCAATGATTGCTTTCTGAATGCTTATGGTTCGGTCCTGGCGCATATGGGGCATAATCCGGAAATCATATTGGCCGATTACCTGTCCTTCATGTTTGAGGAGGACACCGGCTATATCGGCGCTACTTACTATTATAAGCATTATGCTTCCGTAGAGTTTACGGAGGAAGAGTTGAACACATCGTTGGAGCTTGTGTATTTTCCGGCGACGAGCGTATATGATCCGGCTGGACCTGCAGCGGGGAAAGGGGCAGCTGACGGCATTACGATCCGCTGGTATATTCATGACGATTACGAGGTGGCTGCTGAGCGGACCAAGGAGCTGATTGACGCGGGCAAGCCGGTCATCGCCTTTGTCGATATGCATGAGATGAATTATCATCCGTATTATCAGAAGGATCATCAGCTGCACGCGATTCTGATTACGGGCTATGATGAGGAGCAGCGCAAGTACGACCTGTTCGACAAGTACAAGATGGGCAATTGCGACTTTGACGGTCAGCTCTCGTATGACGATATTCGCAAAGGACGAACGGCAGAAATCCCGATCGTCAATCCAATCGTCGGCGAAATCAAGCGTCCGGTGCGCAACCTGTGGGTTGAAGTGGACGCAAGCGAAGGCTTTGCGCTGACGGAGGACAAGCTGAAGTCGATATTGCGCAAGAGCCGGGAGACGATGCTGGGCGAGCGCACGATCTTGGGTCATGCTTGCGGTCTTGCCAGAATCGACGCCTTGCGCCAGTCGCTGATCAGCAAGAAGGGGCAGGAGCTCGATGAGAAGACGGTCTTCATGCTCGGCAACTATTACCTGCAAAATTTCAAGGGCATCAGCCGAAGCCGCCTGCGCTTCAAGGCTTTCCTGGAACAAATTGCGGACAAGCTCCCATCGGAGCCTGTACAGGCAATGATCGGCGATCTGGAGGAGTCGGCCAAGCAGTGGCAGGTATCCTCTACGCTGGCGCTGAAGCTGGCCCGGTCCAAGCGGGAATCGATCCTGGACGATCTGAACCGGCAGCTTCAGCTTATCGTGGAGACGGAAGGACGGGTTGTGGAGCAGATGGCCCGTGTGATCTAA